One window of the Tachypleus tridentatus isolate NWPU-2018 chromosome 10, ASM421037v1, whole genome shotgun sequence genome contains the following:
- the LOC143230862 gene encoding sterol carrier protein 2-like: MNQEIPKKHGPLQSLASRRVFVVGVGMTKFEKPTALKKDYPDMVKEAVGKALDDAHIKYDDIQQACVGYVYGDSTCGQRALYEVGMTGIPVYNINNNCSTGSSALLMAKQLLEGGISDCVLALGFEKMEKGSLTSKFRDRVNPMDKHIKLLSSIQVIEPAPITAQMFGGAGLEHSEKYGTSQQHFAKIAWKNHKHSTNNPYSQFQKEYTLEEIMNSPVVFGPLTKLQCCPTSNGAAAAVLVSEDFVHQHSLEEQAVEILGMEMATDIPSTFEEKSCIKLVGFDMTRKAANKLYQKTGLTPAQVDVIELHDCFSTNELITYEALGLCEIGKGGELIDSGNNTYGGKYVINPSGGLISKGHPLGATGIAQCAELCWQLRNLGGKRQVPGARIALQHNIGLGGAVVVALYTLGFPQQTALSQDKSYTSKEERDQFKSTVFFGKLKEFLNQQNDKISSQNKGTCCFHVLEGPGGSEGSWYVTVGDGKTSVSFGDNLPADCTVTINDSDLADIALGKLNPREAFSARKLKIKGNVGLLMKIFSHQKSVATAKL; encoded by the coding sequence ATGAATCaagaaattccaaagaaacatgGGCCATTGCAATCATTAGCATCTCGACGTGTGTTTGTTGTTGGTGTAGGTATGACAAAGTTTGAAAAGCCTACAGCACTTAAGAAAGATTATCCTGACATGGTGAAAGAAGCTGTTGGAAAAGCTTTGGATGATGCTCATATAAAGTATGATGACATACAACAAGCTTGTGTAGGATATGTGTATGGTGACTCTACCTGTGGGCAACGTGCTCTCTATGAGGTAGGTATGACAGGTATAcctgtatataatataaataacaactgTTCTACAGGATCATCAGCTCTTTTGATGGCAAAACAGTTATTGGAAGGGGGAATTTCTGATTGTGTACTAGCACTGGGCTTTGAGAAGATGGAAAAAGGGTCTCTCACTTCAAAGTTTCGAGATAGAGTGAATCCAATGGATAAGCACATTAAACTTTTATCATCTATTCAGGTAATTGAACCAGCACCTATAACAGCACAGATGTTTGGAGGAGCTGGCTTGGAACATTCTGAGAAATATGGTACATCACAACAACACTTTGCCAAAATTGCATGGAAGAACCACAAACATTCAACAAATAATCCTTATTCACAGTTTCAGAAGGAATATACATTGGAAGAAATAATGAATTCACCAGTAGTCTTTGGTCCTCTCACAAAACTACAGTGTTGCCCAACTTCTAATGGAGCAGCAGCAGCTGTTCTTGTAAGTGAAGACTTTGTCCATCAACACAGTTTAGAGGAACAAGCAGTAGAAATATTAGGAATGGAAATGGCTACTGATATTCCAAGCACCTTTGAAGAGAAGAGCTGTATCAAACTGGTAGGCTTTGACATGACAAGGAAAGCTGCAAATAAACTCTACCAGAAAACTGGATTAACGCCAGCACAGGTTGACGTAATTGAACTTCATGATTGCTTTTCAACAAATGAACTAATCACATATGAAGCTCTTGGATTATGTGAAATTGGAAAAGGAGGTGAGCTAATTGACTCTGGAAATAATACATATGGAGGAAAGTATGTGATCAATCCAAGTGGAGGGCTAATTTCAAAGGGTCATCCACTGGGTGCAACAGGTATAGCTCAGTGTGCAGAGTTATGCTGGCAGCTACGAAATTTAGGGGGAAAACGTCAGGTACCAGGAGCACGAATTGCTTTACAGCATAATATAGGGTTAGGTGGAGCTGTTGTTGTGGCTTTGTACACCTTGGGCTTTCCACAGCAAACTGCATTAAGTCAAGATAAATCTTACACTTCCAAAGAGGAGAGAGACCAATTCAAATCTACAGTTTTTTTCGGCAAACTAAAGGAATTCTTAAAtcaacaaaatgacaaaatcagCAGCCAGAACAAAGGAACATGCTGTTTCCATGTGTTAGAAGGACCAGGAGGAAGTGAGGGTTCATGGTATGTCACTGTGGGAGATGGAAAAACTTCAGTCAGTTTTGGGGATAATTTACCTGCTGATTGCACTGTGACTATTAATGATTCAGATCTTGCAGATATTGCTTTGGGAAAATTAAATCCTCGAGAAGCATTCTCTGCTAGAAAgctaaaaataaaaggaaatgtgGGTCTATTAATGAAAATTTTTTCACATCAGAAATCAGTGGCCACTGCAAAGTtgtaa